A window of Phragmites australis chromosome 2, lpPhrAust1.1, whole genome shotgun sequence genomic DNA:
tacaacttttttatgagtataaatacttttttaTGAGCAATGGAGTgggaaaatgaagaaaagaaggaagGGAGAAAAAGACAAGATAACGGCTGACAATATGGGGCCCAGTGCCATGTCATCTAAAACTACCCGGAAGTGTGATCAGATAATTTAGAGAGGAAGAATGTCTAGTTTTAGGGTTGATGAAGTAAAATCGGATTGGCGCAAGAGCTGAGGAGGAAAAGAAACTTAGGAGCTTGCCTTTTTCCGTTTCTTCGTTGCGTCTATCCTCCTATGATATGTTCCTTTGTCCGCAACAAGTCGAGTCGCCAGGATTTCAAAAACCCTACCTCCCCACTCCGATCTCCCCCGCCGCGAAGGCcaaccaaaccctagccgcccccTCCCACCCAGATCGCCGCAGCGGCGCTAAATGGAGGTGCCGCCGGAGATGCTCGACGCCCTCGCGGGCTGGTTCGCGCAGTCCCTCtcccccgacgccgccgcccgccgcgccgccgagcagagcctctcctcctccgcctcctccccgggCTTCGCGCTCGCGCTCCTCGGcctcgccgcctccccgcgccacGACCTCCAGGCCCGCCTCGCCGCCTCCGTCCACTTCAAgaacctcctccgccgccgctggcccAAGCCCTCCTCCCCCGACGCCGACGACACCGCTGACCACCTCCCCGAATCCGACTGCGCCATCATCAAGGCGCacctcctccagctcctcctcaccgccCCGCCCCTCATCCAGGCGCAGCTCTCCGaggccctcgccgccgccgcggcatcCGACTTCCCGGCCAAGTGGGAGTCGCTCCTCCCGTCCATCGTTTCCTCCCTTGGCACCGCCCTCGCCGCGGGGGACGTCGTCGCCACCAactccctcctcgccgccgccgcgtcgctcTTCTCCCGCTTCCGCAACGCCTTCGACAACAACGCCCTCCGCCTTGACCTCAAGTACTGTCTCGAGAACTTTGCCGCACCACTCCTCGAGGTCTTCCTCTCCGCCTCCCGCCGCCTTCAGGCCGCTGCGACCACGCCGAACCCGCTCGAGCTCCGCCCGGTGTTTGAGTGCCTTCGCCTCTGCTGCGAGATCTTCTATTCGCTCAACTCCATCGACCTGCCTGAGTTCTTCGAGGACCACATGCGCGAGTGGATGACAGAGTTCCGTGCCTTCCTCACCACCTCCTACCCGCCGCCTGTTGAGGCAGATGGTGCCCCGGATGCACTCCGTGCTGCTGTCTGCGATAACCTGCAGCTTTATATGGAGAAGTACGAGGAGGAGTTCAGGGGATACTTGAAGGAGTTTGTTGAGGCTGTGTGGGGGCTCCTCATGGCGCAGACGGCCTCGCCGTCCCGTGGGCAGCTCGCGGTGACTGCAATAAAGTTCTTGACTACAGTTGCAGAGAGTGTGCACCATGCGTTGTTCGGGAGTCCTGAGGCGATGAAGCAGATATGTGATAGTGTTGTTGTGCCTAACCTGCGGCTGcgggatgaggatgaggagctGTTTGAGGGGAATTGGGTGGAATATGTCAGGCGTGACTCAGAGGGGAGCGATGCGGATACACTCAGGCGAGCTGCGTGCCGGTTGCTGCGGGGCCTTGCAGCAAATTACCGGGAGCAGGTGGCTGCACTTGTGTCGGCACAGGTCCAGCAGATGTTGGCTGCATATGCAGCTGATCCGGCGAACAACTGGAAGGAGAAGGATGCTGCAATATATCTCGTTATTGCTCTTATGCAGAAGCCCGGTGCCACAGGTGGTGGAACATCCGTGGTTAACATGGAGAGCTTCTTTGCATCTGTGATTGTGCCTGAGCTCCAGGCCTCTGATTGGCAGTCTGAGCCAATGCTGAAGGCAACCGTCCTCAGGTTCTTGAAGGAATTTAAGGATCAGATCCCCAAAGCCACTGCACTGGCGCTGCTTCCAAGTGTGGTGAGGTTCCTGACGCATGAGTCCAATGTTGTTCATTCTTATGCTGCAACCTTTATCGAGAACCTGCTGATCATCAAGGATGCGGTCCTGGTACCAGGTGTGAACACCGTGACCAGGTCTCAACGTTATGTTGCTGCTGATATCAACCCATTTGCCCCACAGATCATTCAGAACCTGTCCACAGCTCTAAGTTTTCCCGATTCACATGAGAACCCCTATCTGATGAAGTGCCTGATGCGGGTGCTTGGGATTGCTAATATAGCTGGTCAAATTGTTCACGAGATTACCGCTCGTCTTGTGGGTATTCTCATGGAAGTGTGCAATAATCCCAAGAACCCTGACTTTAACCATTACTTGTTTGAGGCCCTGGCAGCAGTGATTGGCCATGCTGGTGAGCAGGACCCAGCACTACTCCCTGTGTTTGAGGCCAGCCTCTTCCCAGTGCTCCAGAGGATATTGGTTGAGGACATCTCAGAGTTCTGGCCATATGCTTTTCAGATATTCGCACAACTTGTCAGTTTGAGCCGACCTCCCCTCTCACAGAATTACATGCAGCTATTTGGTGTCCTTCTCAGCAATGCCACTTGGGACCGACCACCATGTGTTCCTGCCTTGGTTCGTTTGCTGCGAGCATTCCTCAGGAAAATTCCAAATGAGCTAAACCAAGAGGGTAGGCTGCCGAATATCTTAGCAATATTCTGTAGTCTCCTTTCACGAAGCAGCACCGAAGATTCTGCATTCTACATGCTTAACACATTAGTGGAAAATGTTGGTTTCGACATTATGAATCCTTATGTAAGTGAGA
This region includes:
- the LOC133892111 gene encoding exportin-2-like, whose product is MEVPPEMLDALAGWFAQSLSPDAAARRAAEQSLSSSASSPGFALALLGLAASPRHDLQARLAASVHFKNLLRRRWPKPSSPDADDTADHLPESDCAIIKAHLLQLLLTAPPLIQAQLSEALAAAAASDFPAKWESLLPSIVSSLGTALAAGDVVATNSLLAAAASLFSRFRNAFDNNALRLDLKYCLENFAAPLLEVFLSASRRLQAAATTPNPLELRPVFECLRLCCEIFYSLNSIDLPEFFEDHMREWMTEFRAFLTTSYPPPVEADGAPDALRAAVCDNLQLYMEKYEEEFRGYLKEFVEAVWGLLMAQTASPSRGQLAVTAIKFLTTVAESVHHALFGSPEAMKQICDSVVVPNLRLRDEDEELFEGNWVEYVRRDSEGSDADTLRRAACRLLRGLAANYREQVAALVSAQVQQMLAAYAADPANNWKEKDAAIYLVIALMQKPGATGGGTSVVNMESFFASVIVPELQASDWQSEPMLKATVLRFLKEFKDQIPKATALALLPSVVRFLTHESNVVHSYAATFIENLLIIKDAVLVPGVNTVTRSQRYVAADINPFAPQIIQNLSTALSFPDSHENPYLMKCLMRVLGIANIAGQIVHEITARLVGILMEVCNNPKNPDFNHYLFEALAAVIGHAGEQDPALLPVFEASLFPVLQRILVEDISEFWPYAFQIFAQLVSLSRPPLSQNYMQLFGVLLSNATWDRPPCVPALVRLLRAFLRKIPNELNQEGRLPNILAIFCSLLSRSSTEDSAFYMLNTLVENVGFDIMNPYVSEIWSALFTRLQTRQAVKFVNSLVVFMSLVLVKYGSGVLVSSIDVIQPNLFTQILQRFWIPNLKLIKGPLEIKLTSVASTKLLCESAALLDAAAAQWWGKLLDSIVSLLSRMDQGGAQQEQNDGADAADIQKTSSYSVSFVRLQYAGKSEDDLLKEVNDPKQFLVTSLATLSAQSPGRFGPVIEQHVDPANKSALLQLCATYNTNIV